In the genome of Siniperca chuatsi isolate FFG_IHB_CAS linkage group LG17, ASM2008510v1, whole genome shotgun sequence, one region contains:
- the LOC122865060 gene encoding probable histone deacetylase 1-B, translated as MALSQGTKKKVCYYYDGDVGNYYYGQGHPMKPHRIRMTHNLLLNYGLYRKMEIYRPHKASGEEMTKYHSDDYIKFLRSIRPDNMSEYSKQMQRFNVGEDCPVFDGLFEFCQLSTGGSVAGALKLNKQQTDIAINWAGGLHHAKKSEASGFCYVNDIVLAILELLKYHQRVLYIDIDIHHGDGVEEAFYTTDRVMTVSFHKYGEYFPGTGDLRDIGAGKGKYYAVNYPLRDGIDDESYEAIFKPIMAKVMEMYQPSAVVLQCGADSLSGDRLGCFNLTIKGHAKCVEYIKSFNLPLLMLGGGGYTIRNVARCWTYETAVALDCSIPNELPYNDYFEYFGPDFKLHISPSNMTNQNTNEYLEKIKQRLFENLRMLPHAPGVQMQAIPEDAPHPDSGDEDEEDPDKRVSIRAHDKRIACEEEFSDSEDEAEGQGGGRRNAANHKKAKRVKKEEEKEGEEKKEVKEEEKEEEKMDTSGPKEDVKTT; from the exons ACCTCCTTCTCAACTATGGACTGTACAGGAAAATGGAGATCTAT AGACCACACAAAGCCAGTGGTGAAGAGATGACAAAATACCACAGTGATGACTACATTAAGTTCCTGAGGTCCATCCGACCAGACAACATGTCTGAGTATAGCAAACAAATGCAGAGAT TCAATGTCGGAGAGGACTGTCCAGTGTTTGATGGTCTGTTTGAGTTTTGCCAGCTCTCAACAGGTGGATCTGTCG CTGGGGCATTGAAGCTGAacaagcagcagacagacatcGCCATCAACTGGGCCGGCGGACTCCACCACGCCAAGAAGTCTGAGGCCTCTGGTTTCTGCTACGTCAACGACATCGTCCTGGCCATCCTCGAGCTGCTCAA gTACCACCAGAGGGTGTTATACATAGACATTGACATCCACCACGGTGATGGAGTGGAGGAGGCCTTCTACACCACAGACAGGGTCATGACTGTTTCTTTCCACAAGTATGGGGAATATTTCCCTGGTACTGGAGACCTGAGG GACATCGGAGCTGGAAAGGGCAAATACTATGCAGTAAACTACCCGCTTAGAGACGGTATTGATGATGAGTCCTATGAAGCCATCTTCAAACCT atCATGGCTAAAGTCATGGAGATGTATCAGCCAAGTGCTGTTGTACTGCAGTGTGGAGCTGATTCTCTTTCTGGAGACAGACTGGGCTGCTTCAACCTGACCATCAAAG GCCATGCCAAATGTGTCGAGTACATCAAAAGTTTCAACCTGCCCCTGCTGATGCTGGGTGGTGGAGGCTACACCATTCGCAACGTGGCCCGTTGCTGGACCTACGAAACCGCCGTGGCCTTGGACTGCTCCATCCCCAACGAGCTGCCCTACAATGATTACTTTGAGTACTTTGGGCCCGACTTCAAGCTGCACATCAGCCCGTCCAATATGACCAACCAGAACACCAACGAATACCTGGAGAAGATCAAGCAGCGTCTGTTTGAAAACCTCCGTATGCTACCTCACGCCCCTGGTGTCCAGATGCAGGCGATCCCAGAGGACGCTCCTCACCCGGACAGCGGAGACGAGGATGAGGAGGACCCCGACAAACGCGTCTCTA tCCGAGCCCACGACAAGAGGATAGCCTGTGAGGAGGAGTTTTCTGACTCTGAGGATGAGGCTGAGGGGCAGGGAGGAGGCCGCAGGAACGCAGCCAACCACAAGAAGGCCAAACGagtgaagaaggaggaagagaaggaaggagaggaaaagaaag aagtgaaagaggaggagaaggaggaagagaagatggACACATCAGG